ACCTACACCGAGATGAAGATGGACTACATCATGGTCGAGGAGGAGTCCGGAGGGATGAGCATCGCCGAAACCGTCGGAGGGGATGAGAACTTCACCACGCTGGCGGCCGCTCTCGAAATGACCGGGCTTGACATGACCCTGAACGGCTCTGACGACTACACCCTCTTCGCCCCGACGAACGACGCCTTCGCCGCCCTCCCCGAGGGGGTGCTCGACGGTCTGCTCAACGACACAGAGGCGCTCACCGACGTCCTGCTCTACCATGCGGCGGCCGACACATACATGGCTGAAGACCTGATGGGTATGGAGAGCCTGATGATGCTCAACGGCATGGAGACGACGATCACCTGGGACGAGATGAACGAGAGCCTGATGATCGACGATGCAACGGTGATATCGGCCGACATCGAGTGCACGAACGGCGTGGTCCACGTAATCGACATGGTGCTGCAGCCGGCGGCCGAGGAGACGGCATAGAGGGGCCGATGTTCATCCCCTTTTTTTCCGGATCGTTTTTCTCCTCCCCTCCCCTTGATCTCCCTGTCCCATGTTCGAGCAGTATGACCTGACCAAACAGGTGAGCGACGAGGACTATAAAGCGATCTTCCCGGATCTTGCAGCCCACCTCAGTCGTCTCCAGAGGGAGGCGCGGGATCTCGACCTCCCGGTGATCATCACCGCCGACGGCTGGAACCTCTCCGGCATCTCGACAATGCTCCACCAGTTCGTCCTCGCCCTCGACCCCCGCCTCTACTCCTACCATGCCGCATCGACGCCGACACGAGAAGAGGCGGACCGCCCGTTTCTCTGGCGGTTCTGGCTGCGGACCCCGACGACCGGCAGGATGGCCATCTTCGACCGTTCATGGTATTCCCGCCTGACCGCAGAGCGTATCCACCCCGGGGATGGGGGGGCACCCGAGCGGTCGTTGCGGGAGATCACCCGTTTCGAGCGGCACCTCACCGACGCCGGGGCGGTGATCATCAAGCTCTTTCTCCACATCAGCAGAGACGAGCAGGCAGAACGGATCGAGCGGATCAAACAGGAACCGGCGGCGGCAGTGCTGATCGACGGGCATGAAACGGTCAGGCTGGAGCACTACGAACTCTATCTCCCGGTGTTTGAGGGGATGATCGCCGCCACCGATACCCCGAATGCACCCTGGACGGTGGTCGAGGCGCACGACCGGAACTTCACGGTGATCAAGGGGATGAGCACGGTGGTGCACGCCCTCGAACGCGCCATCGAGGAGCGGCGGTCGACGGTGGTGCCGCGCTATCCGGCACCCCTGCAGCCACCCTCGAACAAACTCCTCGACCTGCCCGACCCCTCGAAACACGCCCTTTCAAAGAAAGAATACCATGAGGCGATCAACCAATACGGCGAGCAGATCACCGCACTGCAATATTCCCTCTACCGGGAGCGCCTCCCCCTCATCGTGGTGTATGAGGGATGGGACGCCGCAGGAAAGGGGGGGGCGATCATGCGCCTCACCCGCCGCCTCAACCCCCGCATCTGTCAGGTCGAACCGATCGGGCCGCCGAACGAGGCGGAGTCCCGGCACCACTATCTCTGGCGGTTCTGGCGCGACCTCCCGAAAAAGGGGCATATCGCCGTCTTCGACCGGAGCTGGTACGGGCGGGTGCTCGTCGAACGGGTGGAAGGACTTTCCTCCCCCTCTGAGGTGGAACGGGCCTACAATGAGATCAACGAGTTCGAGGAGGCGCTCACCGACTGGGGCGCCCTTCTCGTGAAGTTCTGGCTGCACATCGACAGGAACGAGCAGCTCCACCGCTTCATCGACCGGGAGGAGGACCCGGAGAAGCAGTGGAAGATCACCCCCGACGACTGGCGCAACCGCAGTCGCTGGGACATCTATGCCGCTTCGGTCGCCGAGATGCTGGAGCGGACCGACACGAAGACCGCCCCCTGGACCGTGATCTCCACAAACGACAAGCGCTACGCCCGGGTCAAATGCCTGCGGACGGTGGCGGAAACGGTGGAGCAGGCACTGAAGTAGCCCATCATCTTTTTGTCTGCCACCGTCCATGTAGTAGGAGAGCGAGGGTAGATAAGCCTGGCCAAAATCGATGGACTTAAGATCCATTCTCTCAGGAGTTCGTGGGTTCGAATCCCTCCCCTCGCACTGATCTTTCGGGTTTTAGTTAGTCGTGAAAAACGCCACTTTTGAATTTCACTCATTCCTGGTAGAAATATTTCATCAAATGATTGGCACCTTAGAGTCGGTTACGGTATTGTAGTCGCAGGCATTGAAATCAGACTGCTTTGTATCAACCTCCGGGATGACATGCGAACGATTACATCCCGGCCCTGCTCCCTGAGCAGGACATCAATCTTTTGTTTCCGCGTCTGATGTTCATTGAGATCCATGTGTTACTCCGTTGTGGACACATATTGAATGAAAAATTAATTCAAGTCAATAATTGACTCGTTTGGCACCATACATCAATTTTATATAATCTGTTTGATATTGCTCAATAATCCTCCTGAATTCTCCATGGGTTAATTTCGTCTCACGTATCCAATGATGCTCTCTATTTTTCGCAATTCTGAAGAAATGGGCAATCATTATGAGGTTTTACGTGAGTTATTACTCTATGAAAAATGGAATTCGGTCCTCACGGTTGGTTTTTCTTTCACTGGTAATTATTGCCTTAGTGCTGTCGACAGCGATAGTTGTAGGATTGTCGCTTGCCGGAAGCTATGCAATGGATGAAGATGCGCCTGCAAAATCCGGAGATCAGGTATGCGTATATTATTCGCTCTCTTTTCCCGGAGGTGCTGTATTTGAATCGAATATAAACGGAACAGCCCTGAATTTCACACTCGGAAGCGGAGCCATGATCTCCGGATTCGACAAGGCAATACATGGAATGGTTCCGGGTGAGACCAAAACGGTCATCTTAACACCAGATGAGGCCTATGGGGAGAGAAATGAGACCCTTGTAAAAACAATTCCATTGAATGAAGCAATTGATCTGATAAACAGCATGGATAAGGAAAATATCACAATATCGTTTATTCCCGGTTATCCCTGTCCGATGATCGAATATCTGCCTCCGGAAGGGAAATACGTGAGATATCTGTTTACGAACATAACTGAAGATTCGGTGACTGTTGATATGAACAAGCCGCTCGTGGGAAAAGATCTCCAGTTTACAATTACTCTTGATTCTATTATCAAAAAGACGGAATGAATATTATTCTCTCCTTTTTTGGCAGTTCAGTAATGTATTTTGAAATGTCCGGTTAATTGGTCACCGGATCGTTCTATCAATCATATTGCTTCTATCGTCTCAGTACTTCGTTCATCCACGCACTGATTTTTCTCCTATGAATATTGGCGTTTGTCTTCGCCCATGCTCCTTTCAGACCAACGCCCCCTGAGGCCTCCTCTGCAATACTCTTCCACGAGTTCACGCTCTGGAGCGGGGCGGGCGGACTTCCTGGGGGGAAGATGGTCGCTCTTCCGGGCTCTTAAACGTCTATTTCTCCAGAATGATCCCTTATTGGAATTTCTTCAATGAATGATAATGGGAACACGCGGCATGAAAAACACAATATTTATACTCGATTGTTGAGCACTGATCGAATACGATCGGATGCTGCCCGGCACCCTCATTACCTGCCCCCCCCTGACGAGATGTAATTCACCGACTGCCACCCACACACCGGCACGAACCTGAAGAACGGTTCAGGCGTTCTGATACGGAACACGCTCATATTCCCCCCTCGTTTTTTCCGCAGGCGGAGTTCCGACAGCGGCGAGACATCCTTCTGGTGGTTATGGTGAAACAGATACTCTCTCTTGTGGTGCTTTGTGTCGTGGCGGCGATGATCGCCCCGGCAGCGGCAGGGGCATCGTATGCCTACGATCCCTCGATCCTCGACAGTCCCTCGATCAGGATGGACGCCGATCCCGACCAGGTGGCGGTGGCGGCACCGGAATATCAGAACATATCGGAGATCTCCGCAGAAGAGACCCTGGAAGGGGTCTACGTCTACGACGTGGGATCGCACACCGCCGTGCGCGAACCCGCAGTGGTGATGGACGATCAGACGACCGGTCTCATCCCCGGCAGCACGGGCATCCTCTCCCTCCCTTCCAGTTCGATCCAATCTGTATGGGGCGAAGATACCCGTTTCAGAGTCGCCGACACCACGCAGTATCCCTGGAGGACGATTTGCAATCTCCTGATGACCTATCCAGGGTCTGAAAAGACCTATATCGGATCTGGCGCCATTATCGATGATTTTCATGTGCTCACCGCCGGGCATAACGTCTATGACCGGGAAGACAAACTGGGATGGGCAGAATCGATAGAGGTGATACCGGGCCAGACCACCGATGAGGCCGGGCGGATCCTCATGCCCTTCGGACAGGCGAAGGCAACCCTGATGACTACCGTTGAGAAATGGATGGAAGAGGGGGATAGTCGTCACGACTGGGCGGTGATCACGCTGGACCGGAGTATCGGCAGGTACACGGGCTGGATGGGGATGACCAACGATTACTACTGGAGTGACATCTACGCCGGCGAACTCTCCGTGGCCGGGTATCCGGGGGACCTGGACCGGGGGTATGTGATGTACCAGGACGACAACCTCGGCAGCGAAGCCTCATATTACAACCACTGGTACTATATGGACACCTACGGGGGCATGAGCGGTTCTCCCGTCTGGTACATGCAGGACGGCGATCCCTACATCCTCTCGGTTCACACGGCACCCGACATTGATGGAACTGAAAGGAATATGGGAACCCGCCTGTGCGATCTCAGACTTGAGAGTGTGGCGGAATGGACCGCCCGCGACGACGCCCCCCAGGATAAGCCCGACCTGATCGACAACGGTGAGACACAGGCAGGATTTGCACCGATAATCGCCATACGGGACGAGACGGACTTTGAGATCCACTGCAACGTCGGCAATATCGGAACCGCACAATCGCCCGTTTGCTCGGTAGCCTTCTATGCCTCGCCCGACCTGACAATCGACGCAACCGACCATCTCATTGCCACGGGTTCCCTCTCGCCGATAGAGCCGTTCCAGTCCGGGACGTGTACCTGGTCAGGGACGTTTCCGGAGAGCGTACCCGCCGGCACCTACTTTGCAGGGTGGATCATCGACCCGGACGATCAGGTGAATGAATTCGACGAGACCAACAACCGGGAGGTGTATTGCGAGCATTATCTCTATGTCAATGATGCCGCCGTCGAGAACAATCCGCCTGACCCACCGCAGCCCAACTACCCGTCCGACGGGGAGACCGACGTGGTCTGCTTTACTACCCTGAGCTGGACGTGCACGGACCAGGACGGGGACAGCCTCACCTATGATGTCTACATCGGGCTCTCCGCCTCGGCGCTGGAGTGCATCGATGAGGACCGGGAACTCACCTATATCCTCTGGCAGGACCTCAGTCCCGATACGCAATACTTCTGGAAGGTGGTGGCCGACGACGGACAGGACAGGACGGAGAGTCAGGTCTGGACCTTCACCACCCGGACAGAAGATCCCGCGCCGATTGCCGACTTCACGGCTGATGGTACTTCCGGCACCGCCCCCCTGACGGTGCAGTTCACCGACACCTCTTCTGGCGCCCCGACCTCCTGGGAGTGGTCTTTCGGCGACGGGAACACCTCCACCGATCAACACCCGACCCACACCTATACGGCGGCAGGCACGTACACGGTGAGCCTGACGGTGGACAATGCGAATTGGCAGGATACTACAACAAAGACCGATTTCATCTCAGTAACCGAGCCGGACGGGTCGGCCATTGTCTGGCAGCGGTGCCTCGGGGGGTCATCCCGGGACTATGCATACAGTATCCAGCAGACCTCAGACGGCGGGTATGTCGTCGCCGGGGTGACCGAATCAACCGACGGCGATGTCAGCGGAAACCATGGCAACGAAGATGCCTGGGTGGTGAAACTGGACGCTGCCGGCAACCGGGTCTGGCAGCGGTGTCTTGGGGGTTCATCCGGAGATTATGCAGAGAGTATCCGGCAGACCTCAGACGGCGGGTATATCGTCGCCGGGTTTACCTACTCAACCGACGGCGACGTCAGCGGAAACCATGGCGGCGCTGATATCTGGGTGGTGAAACTGGACGCTGCCGGCAACCGGGTCTGGCAGCGGTGTCTCGGAGGGGCATCTGACGACCGTGCATTCAATATATTACAGACAGCAGACGGCGGCTACATCGTCGCCAGCTATACCTACTCAACCGACGGCGATGTCAGCGGAAACCATGGCAGCTATGATGCCTGGGTGGTGAAACTGGACGCTGCCGGCAACCGGATCTGGCAGCGGGGTCTCGGAGGGGCATCTGACGACCGTGCGCTCAGTATCCAGCAAATGGCAGACGGGGGGTATGTCGTCGCCGGGGTGACCTGGTCAACCGACGGCGATGTCAGCGGAAACCATGGCGACAGTGATGCCTGGGTGGTGAAGCTGGATGCTGCCGGCAGCATGGTCTGGCAGCGGTGCCTCGGGGGGTCATCCCGGGACTATGCATACAGTATCCGGCAGACCTCAGACGGCGGGTATATCGTCGCCGGGGAGACCGGTTCAATCGACGGTGATGTCAGCGGAAACCATGGCGACAGTGATGCCTGGGTGGTGAAACTGGACGCTGCCGGCAACCAGGTCTGGCAGCGGTGTTTCGGGGGGTCATCCAGAGACTTTGCATACAGTATCCAGCAGACGTCGGACGGCGGATATGTCGTCGCCGGCGGGACCTGGTCAACCGACGGCGATGTCAGCGGAAACCATGGCGACTCTGATGGCTGGATGGTGAAACTGGACGTTGCCGGCAGCATGGTGTGTCAGCGGTGTTTCGGAGGGACATCCTCTGATCTTGCATTTAGCATCCAGCAGATCTCTGACGGCGGGTATGTGGTCGCCAGCTATACCTGTTCAAACGACGGCGATGTCAGCGGAAACCATGGCGACTCTGATGGTTGGGTGGTGAAACTGGAGGGCAGTGGTTCGGTTGCCGTACCGGTTGCCCATGCCTACTTCATCCTGAACCAGAACTCCCTGAGATGGGTGGACGGCGACCGGATCGAGGGCGGGACCTGTTCCTGTCTGCAGGATTATTTCATGACCGCAGTCAACTGGGCCGAGGATCCCGCCTGCACCATGACGAACATCACCTTCGTCCTGGACACAGAGGGGGTGTCTGATGTCGAACCCCCCGAGTATGCAATAGTTCAGGATACCCGCGTCACCTGGACATTCCCGCCCTCCCGCACCGTTCCGCCAGGGGCAGAGATCTCGGCGGGAGCCAGCACATCGCGGACCGAGAACCGGACCTCGGGTCTGACGATGGAGCGCTCCTGCAACAGGAGCACTTTCACTGCGGCGGGAGGTCAGCGGGTGACCCTCACCCTCACCTGCGACCCCGTCCCCGCAGTCAACCTCTGGGGGCGGATCGTGGGCACCGATACCGCCGAGGTCCGGGCGATACCGATCCTCTCGACCTTCCAGACAGACGCACCGCTGCAATCGGTGATGCAGAAAGGAAACACGGTGCAGTTCTCCCTCGACCAGAGCCAGATCGAGGCGGGGCGCACCTACCAGATCTCCTGTGACCTGGCGGTCACCCCGAACGGGATGTTCTCCTATGCCCCGAAATGCTGCATCTGGGAGGTGCTGAACCAGACGAGCGCCGGTGCATCCGAGGGCTCCACGCTCACCCTCCCGGACGGATGCCTGCCCACGGGGGTGAACGCCGTTTCATTCGGATCAGATCTGACATGTTCCTGGCACACCGCACTGAACGACCAGATCATCTCGACGATCTGCCAGCGCCTCATCACCGTCGAACACGGAACCGTCACCGTCAATGCATCCGGAGATGGAAACGCCACCATAGGTGACGAAATCACGCTCTCAGGAACGAACACCGACAGTGCGATGACCTATCTCTTCCTCACCGGTCCGGGGCTGCCGGCATCCGGGGTCAACCTCATGAACCTCTCGGCAGCGGTGGAGAGCGACGATCCGTCGACCTTCACCATTGTCGCCGTAAAGATCGACGAGACCTGGGACTACCGCTGGGACACCGCCTCCGTGTGGGGAGGGGCGCTCCAGGAGGGCACCTATACCCTCTACGCCGCCCCGCAGCCGAAGGCGCTCGCAGACCTTGACGGCGTCCCGTATGCACAGGCGGCGATCGGGTTCACTGCCCCTGTCCTGCCGTGCAACGTCTCCTTTGTCGCCGATCAGACCTCGGGCGTGGCGCCCCTGACGGTGCAGTTCACCGACACCTCAGACGGCGCCCCGACCTCCTGGTCCTGGTCCTTCGGGGACGGCGCCGCCTCCACCGATCAAAACCCCATCCACACCTACACCGCCGCCGGCGACTTCACCGTCTCCCTCTCGGTGAACGGGGGCGTGGACACCTGCACACACACCGCATACATCACCGTCACGCCGGTGCTCTATGGCGATGCAAACGGTGACGAAACGGTGAACCAGGCCGACACCCTGCGGGTGCTGCGGCAGGTGGTCGGTCTCGCCGCGAAGCCCGCGGCAGAATCAGACGCATTTACCAGGGCCGACGTCCACGCAAACGGCGTGATCGAGGTGGGCGACGCCCTGTTCATCGCCCAGTATAATGTGGGGCTGCGAGATGCCTGTTTTGCGTTGAAGGGATAATTTATTCTCTTTTTGTTTTGCGATCCTGAACGAACCCGCTGAAAAGATGAGTAAGGTGATCATCGCGTTCCAGTCATAGATTCAGGTATGCGGGAGAGGGCCTCCTTCACCGCCTCCTCGCTCCCGCTTTCGAGAGCGGACCTGAGGTCGGCGACGTCGCAGCCTCTGGTCTCGAGGTCCGCGATCTGCCGCATGATACTGGCCCGGATCTGGCGAACGCCCTCGCCGTGGTCTGCACTCCTGTTGTCCTCCACGTAACGAACGAAATGCTGCTCCCTGATCTCTCCGGGGTCCGGGAGGGACACCGCAGATTCTACGTGTGCGCCACTACCCGGGGTGCCGTTCCACGCCGCCGAATTGTCCGTGCTCACGGTCGTCCGGTCACCCCCATACAGATTTGCTTCGGCGGCGGTGGCCGTGGACACCGTCAGCAGCAGAATGCAGAAGATAATGGGGGCGACCTGGATGTGCCGCCGCACCCTCGTCTTCCTGTCCCGTCTGGAAGGAGGGCCGGTCTGCATATTTGTCCGGTTTTCTGACATGCCATAGCGTTTTACCCGGTCATATGAACTTTTATTGAACCGGGAGGTTCATCCGGCAAACCCGATGGGCGTCACCATGCGGAGGGACCTTTATATCGGCCGGCGAGATTCTGATACCGCTCCCCGCACGCACCCATGACGAGCGATTTCGAACCCGACACCGGCATACCCTGGCACGCCCTGCCGCTCGACGAGGTCTACGAGAAGCTCAGCTCCGGCCCGGAAGGACTCGGCGACGACGAGGCCGCACACCGTCTGCAGCACTACGGCCCGAACACCCTCCCCGCCCGGAAGCCGCCTGGAATCGTCGCCATCTTTCTGCACCAGTTCGGCAGCCCGCTCATCTTCATCCTCCTCGCCGCCGCCCTCATCTCCTTTGCCCTCCAGGACGTCAGGGACGGGATCTTCATCCTGGCCGTCGTGCTCCTGAACGCCGCCATCGGGCTGGTGCAGGAGTGGCGGGCCGAACAGAGCGCCGGCCTGCTCAGGCGCCTGCTCACCAGGACGGCGCACCTCAGGCGGGAGGGGCGGCACATCACCGCCGACTCCGCCGTCATCGTCCCCGGCGACATCGTCCTCCTCGAATCGGGCGGCCGCGTCCCGGCAGATCTCCGCCTGGTCCATGCCGCCGGGTGTCGGATCGACGAGTCCGCCCTCACCGGGGAGACGCTCGCCGCGGAAAAGGACCTGGCGCCGGTCCGGTTGGATGCCGCCGTCGGGGACCGCACGAACATGGCCTTCGCCGGCACCACCGTCGTCAGCGGACGGGCCGTCGGGGTGGTGACCGCAACCGGGCTGAAGAGCGAGGTTGGGCGGATCGCCGAGGCGGTGGCGGCCACCGGTGCCTCAAAACCCCCCCTCCTGATCAGGATGGAGCGCTTCTCCCGCACCATCGGCATCCTGGTCCTCGGCGCCTCGGCGCTGATGGCCGCCGTCGCCCTGGGCAGGGGGACGCCCTTCACCGAGGTCTTCTTCCTCGCCGTCGCCCTGGCCGTCTCGGCGATCCCGGAGGGTCTGCCGGTAGCAATCACCGTCGCCCTCTCCATCGGTTCGTCGAAGATGGCCCGGCGCAATGTCATCGTCCGGCGCCTTGCCGCCGTCGAGAGCCTGGGGAGCTGCACGATGATCGCCACCGATAAGACCGGCACCCTCACCCTCAACCGCCAGAGCGTCCGCCGGGTCATCCTCCCGGACGGAACAGGGTATGCGGTGGCGGACGGCGCCGTTCCGGATCCCGCCTCCCTCCCCCGCCTGCACGCCCTCGCCCGCACCGCCGTGATCTGCAACGAGGGGGAGATCGTCATGGAGGAGGGGGAATGGGTGCATCACGGGGACGCCATGGACGTGGCCCTCCTCTCGTTTGCCCGGGACCTGGGGATCGATGCGGGAGCGGTGCGGGAGGCGGTCAGGATCATCGGGAGCGTGGCCTTCGAGCCGGAACTGAGGTACTCTGCGGCCTATTACCGGGACGAGGACGGCAGGATCATGGTGGCGGCAAAGGGCGCCCTTGAAACGCTCCTCCCCTACTGCCTGACCATGGAGACCGGGGAGGGACGGGTGCCCCTCGAGCGTTCTCGGATCGAGGCGGCCCTCGCCGACCTCGCCTCCCACGGCTACCGGGTGCTCGCCGTCGCCGAAGGGGAGATCGGGGCCGTTCCGGCAACCCATCTGGGCCTGGAGGAGGGCCGGCCCCCCCTGAACCTGCTGGGGCTTGCGGGCTTCATCGACCCCGTCCGCCCGGACGTTCCCGAGGCCCTGGAGCGCTGCAGGGAAGCGGGGATCGAGGTCGCCATGATCACCGGCGACCACCCGGAGACGGCCCTGGCCATCGGGAGGCAGATCGGGCTTGCCTCAGAGAGAGGGGAGGTGGTGACCGGTCCCGACCTCGAGGCCATCGGTTCCCCGGACCTCCCGGAATTCTTCGACCGGGTGCGGTCCGGGCGAATCTTCGCCCGCGTGAGCCCGCTCCAGAAGCTCGAGATCGTCGACGCCATGGTCAGGGACGGGCACTTCGTGGCCGTGACCGGGGACGGTGCGAACGACGCCCCGGCGCTCAGGCGGGCGAATATCGGGGTGGCGATGGGCTCGGGGACCGACCTGGCAAAGGACACCGCCTCGATGATCATCACCGACGACGACTTCTCCTCGATCGTGGCCGGGATCGAGGAGGGGCGCTACGCCTACGACAACATCAGGAAGGTGACCTATCTGCTCATCTCCACCGGGTTCGCCGAGATCGTGCTCTTCACCGTCGCCCTGGCCGCCGGTCTCCCCCTCCCCCTGCTCGCGGTGCAGCTCCTCTGGCTCAACCTGGTCACGAACGGCATCCAGGACGTCGCCCTCGCCTTCGAGAGCGGGGAGGCGGGGACGATGCGGCGTCCCCCCCGCCGCCCAAATGAGGGGATCTTCAACCGTCTCATGATCCGGGAGACCATGCTTTCCGGGTTTCTGATGGGGGCGATCGCCTCGGCCACCTATGTCTGGCTCATCGCCGGAGGGGCGGACGAGTCCGCCACACGGAGCACGCTCATGCTCCTGATGGTGCTGCTCGAGAACCTCCACGCCCTGAACTGCCGCTCCGAATACCGATCGCTCTTCCGGGTGCCGCTGAGGGACAACTACTACCTGATCGCCGGCATCCTGGTGGCCCAGGGGGTCCATATCGCTGCCATGACAAACCCGCTCATGCAGGACCTGCTCAGGATCGGGCCGGTCGGTCCGGCGACCTGGGGCGTGCTCCTGGCCCTGGCCTCCGGGGTGGTGATCGGGATGGAGGCCTTCAAGTGGGCGATGACACGGGGGCGCACCTGAACACAGGCCCCCCGTACACCCCGGGCGACTAGAGAACTGCATGCCGTCCACCGGTGAGTATTTCAGCACACACTCCGGACCACTCATCGGCATCATGACGTCGACCATCGCCACCAGACTCCGGGCATCTGCCGAACTCATCCGTCTGGACCTTGCACTGGGAGCCGGATTTTTCTTTGTTGCCGGTGAAATTCTCGCATACGGCGGTCTGCCCCCGGTGCATCTGGTGGTTCCGGGATTCCTGGCATTGTTCTTCATCTCCGGGTCGGCGAACATCTCCAACGACTACTTTGATCGGGAGGTCGACCGGATCAACCTGCCGTCACGGCCCCTTCCCTCGGGCCGGATCTCCGTCGCCGGACTCTGGGTCCTGTTCTCTCTGTTCACTGCGGCCGGTATGATCTGCGCTGCACTCCTCGGGCCGCTCGTACTGGCGCTGGTGATCCTCTTCTGGTGCATCGCCCTTGCCTACAACATCACTCTCAAGGATGCGGGATTTACCGGCAATCTCATCGTGGCGGGTTGTATCGGGATGACCATCATCCTCGGGGGGATCACGGTCGGCAGGCTGAACGGTGTGGTGCTGACCTTTGCGGCGCTGGCGTTCTTCTTTGACCTCGGTGTGGAGATCGCTGCCGATACCATGGATGCGGAAGGTGACCGGCAGCGTTCAGGGAGAAGCCTCGCCCAGACACGGGGAAGGGCCCATGCGCTGCGGATCTCCGGCATATGGCTGGCGGTCTTTTTTCTTCTGACGCCGCTGCCCTTCCTGATGGGCTGGCTCGGCCATGACTATCTGATCCTCGTTGCCGTCCTCGATCTCTGGATGATCCATTGCAGCATGCGCCTGATGAGAAGCCGGACGATCGCGGAAGGCCGGACCCAGATCCGCCGCCTCTACCTCTCGTGGGGGCTGTTCGTGATCGTGTTCACCCTCACGCGGCTGTTGTGAAGAGGCAGTTTGAGCGCGTGCAATCGTTTTATAGCGAATATTTTCAACAAGAACAAAAAAAGATCTTCAGGGAGACTCTTCCGGTCAGTATCCCTTCCCTGTCCTGTAGCCATCATATATTGCGAATGCCCAGGCACCGAAACCTATCAGAAGCCCGACATCGGCGAG
This genomic interval from Methanofollis fontis contains the following:
- a CDS encoding UbiA family prenyltransferase, translating into MPSTGEYFSTHSGPLIGIMTSTIATRLRASAELIRLDLALGAGFFFVAGEILAYGGLPPVHLVVPGFLALFFISGSANISNDYFDREVDRINLPSRPLPSGRISVAGLWVLFSLFTAAGMICAALLGPLVLALVILFWCIALAYNITLKDAGFTGNLIVAGCIGMTIILGGITVGRLNGVVLTFAALAFFFDLGVEIAADTMDAEGDRQRSGRSLAQTRGRAHALRISGIWLAVFFLLTPLPFLMGWLGHDYLILVAVLDLWMIHCSMRLMRSRTIAEGRTQIRRLYLSWGLFVIVFTLTRLL
- a CDS encoding cation-translocating P-type ATPase produces the protein MTSDFEPDTGIPWHALPLDEVYEKLSSGPEGLGDDEAAHRLQHYGPNTLPARKPPGIVAIFLHQFGSPLIFILLAAALISFALQDVRDGIFILAVVLLNAAIGLVQEWRAEQSAGLLRRLLTRTAHLRREGRHITADSAVIVPGDIVLLESGGRVPADLRLVHAAGCRIDESALTGETLAAEKDLAPVRLDAAVGDRTNMAFAGTTVVSGRAVGVVTATGLKSEVGRIAEAVAATGASKPPLLIRMERFSRTIGILVLGASALMAAVALGRGTPFTEVFFLAVALAVSAIPEGLPVAITVALSIGSSKMARRNVIVRRLAAVESLGSCTMIATDKTGTLTLNRQSVRRVILPDGTGYAVADGAVPDPASLPRLHALARTAVICNEGEIVMEEGEWVHHGDAMDVALLSFARDLGIDAGAVREAVRIIGSVAFEPELRYSAAYYRDEDGRIMVAAKGALETLLPYCLTMETGEGRVPLERSRIEAALADLASHGYRVLAVAEGEIGAVPATHLGLEEGRPPLNLLGLAGFIDPVRPDVPEALERCREAGIEVAMITGDHPETALAIGRQIGLASERGEVVTGPDLEAIGSPDLPEFFDRVRSGRIFARVSPLQKLEIVDAMVRDGHFVAVTGDGANDAPALRRANIGVAMGSGTDLAKDTASMIITDDDFSSIVAGIEEGRYAYDNIRKVTYLLISTGFAEIVLFTVALAAGLPLPLLAVQLLWLNLVTNGIQDVALAFESGEAGTMRRPPRRPNEGIFNRLMIRETMLSGFLMGAIASATYVWLIAGGADESATRSTLMLLMVLLENLHALNCRSEYRSLFRVPLRDNYYLIAGILVAQGVHIAAMTNPLMQDLLRIGPVGPATWGVLLALASGVVIGMEAFKWAMTRGRT